From the genome of Actinacidiphila yeochonensis CN732, one region includes:
- a CDS encoding IclR family transcriptional regulator, with the protein MGGAARGGGVARGAERAVERRPEEVKSAARALEVLELLGTDGARLSLAEMASAMAVPKSSLHAILRTMEARRWVDVDPSGTRYSLGLKALLTGTAYLEGDDVTSLAGPVLDALAEETGEAVHLGRLDGTNVVYLAKRESRHALRMYSAVGRRLPAHATGLGKAVLSQYDPAEVQRRLDWPLERLTPNTVVDPDAFLAQLAEARLRGWAMDDGENSADIRCVAVALGGGQGGGHGGDALSCSAPVSRMDDARAEEVAQLVTEAAHSLSTLLKRLGQH; encoded by the coding sequence GTGGGTGGAGCGGCACGCGGCGGCGGAGTGGCGCGCGGCGCGGAGCGAGCGGTCGAGCGCAGGCCGGAGGAGGTGAAGTCCGCGGCGCGCGCGCTGGAGGTGCTGGAACTGCTGGGCACGGACGGCGCGCGGCTGTCGCTGGCCGAGATGGCCTCGGCGATGGCCGTGCCGAAGAGCAGCCTGCACGCGATCCTGCGCACGATGGAGGCGCGCCGCTGGGTGGACGTCGACCCGTCCGGCACCCGCTACAGCCTGGGACTGAAGGCGCTGCTGACCGGCACGGCCTATCTGGAGGGGGACGACGTCACGAGCCTGGCCGGACCGGTGCTCGACGCCCTGGCCGAGGAGACCGGCGAGGCCGTCCACCTGGGCAGACTGGACGGCACCAACGTCGTCTACCTGGCCAAACGCGAGTCCCGGCACGCGCTGCGGATGTACTCCGCGGTGGGCAGGAGGCTGCCGGCGCACGCCACCGGGCTGGGCAAGGCGGTGCTGTCGCAGTACGACCCCGCCGAGGTGCAGCGGCGGTTGGACTGGCCGCTGGAGCGGCTGACCCCCAACACCGTGGTGGACCCCGACGCGTTCCTGGCGCAGCTCGCGGAGGCGCGGCTGCGCGGCTGGGCGATGGACGACGGGGAGAACTCCGCCGACATCCGCTGCGTGGCCGTCGCGCTCGGCGGCGGCCAGGGCGGGGGGCACGGCGGCGACGCGCTCAGCTGCTCGGCGCCGGTGAGCCGGATGGACGACGCGCGGGCCGAGGAGGTCGCGCAGCTGGTGACCGAGGCCGCGCACTCGCTGAGCACCCTGCTGAAGCGGCTCGGCCAGCACTGA